A region from the Aegilops tauschii subsp. strangulata cultivar AL8/78 chromosome 5, Aet v6.0, whole genome shotgun sequence genome encodes:
- the LOC109773444 gene encoding uncharacterized protein, translating into MAEYGEEDLAVAAAKILLSLRSRNLVRWPEWIARPSDGLQRPEEEEEAELPPIPEGWPKRPRSRLRARAEGTAWPLSLKSPLARPGRPVLGGSGACSGEEEERAWSAPKAKRVSFTARRPEVPPHYFSCSAAGSGPSTSGADRARSRRRARLSEKASAARAKSSPETPFDFANAAGSGASSSGDEAARPTAAQGPGVGGGPSSGIEGPGSPAKRSRTDLAAGEAAAAAAKVEEQKIKEDYRDEKGHLLFDLNEAWGGN; encoded by the exons ATGGCGGAGTACGGAGAGGAggacctcgccgtcgcggccgCCAAGATTCTGCTCAGCCTCCGGAGCAGGAATCTCGTGCGGTGGCCGGAGTGGATCGCCCGGCCGTCCGACGGTCTCCAGcggccagaggaggaggaggaggccgagctGCCGCCGATCCCGGAGGGATGGCCGAAGCGGCCGCGGTCGCGGCTGCGTGCGCGGGCGGAAGGAACCGCGTGGCCGCTGTCGCTGAAGAGCCCCTTGGCGCGGCCGGGGCGCCCCGTTCTCGGCGGATCCGGCGCGTgttccggcgaggaggaggagagggcgtgGTCTGCCCCGAAGGCGAAGCGCGTGTCTTTCACCGCGCGGAGGCCGGAGGTACCGCCGCACTACTTCTCGTGCTCGGCAGCCGGATCCGGCCCTTCCACCAGCGGCGCCGACCGCGCGCGGTCGCGGCGACGGGCGCGCCTGAGCGAGAAGGCGAGTGCCGCCAGGGCAAAGTCGAGCCCGGAGACGCCCTTCGACTTCGCCAACGCCGCCGGATCAGGAGCGTCCTCGAGCGGCGACGAAGCGGCGCGGCCGACGGCGGCGCAGGGGCCTGGCGTAGGCGGAGGGCCCTCGAGCGGCATCGAGGGGCCCGGCTCGCCGGCGAAGCGCTCGCGGAcggacctcgccgccggcgaAGCTGCGGCGGCCGCGGCTAAAGTGGAG GAGCAGAAGATCAAGGAGGATTACCGGGACGAGAAGGGCCACCTGCTGTTCGACCTCAACGAAGCTTGGGGTGGCAACTAA